A genome region from Mycobacterium florentinum includes the following:
- a CDS encoding Acg family FMN-binding oxidoreductase, with amino-acid sequence MNASLPDAATIQTVLGLASRAPSVHNTQPWRWRVAEESLQLSSDAGRQLPNTDPDGRDLILSCGAALNHCVVALAAVGWRAKVTRLPDPSDPSHLAAIEMSPYRADSLDIALAAAIPRRRTDRRHYSSWPVPVGDVALMAARAARNGVTLCQVEDIDRLHKIVSQSIWDHLNHDYLAELTEWSGRYASVAGVPAHSVPVPDPRAKIPGRLFAGPALAMPAGASAADDNAVVLALGTRTDDRLAQLRAGEATSVVLLTATSMGLACCPVTEPLEVAETRAAVHADIFGGSHYPQMLLRVGWAAINADPLPATPRRDLSDFVEWGADAHQRADFFRSK; translated from the coding sequence ATGAATGCGAGCCTTCCCGACGCCGCCACGATCCAGACCGTCTTGGGCCTGGCTTCCCGCGCTCCCTCCGTCCACAACACGCAGCCGTGGCGCTGGCGGGTGGCGGAGGAGAGCCTGCAGCTGTCCTCCGACGCTGGCCGGCAGTTGCCCAACACCGACCCCGATGGCCGGGATTTGATACTGAGTTGCGGTGCGGCACTGAATCACTGTGTCGTTGCCTTGGCGGCGGTCGGGTGGCGGGCGAAGGTAACCCGGCTTCCGGATCCCTCCGATCCCAGCCATCTTGCCGCGATCGAGATGTCGCCGTACCGCGCGGACTCCCTCGATATCGCCCTCGCCGCGGCGATACCTCGGCGGCGAACAGATCGGCGCCACTACAGTTCCTGGCCGGTACCGGTCGGTGATGTCGCGCTGATGGCCGCGCGGGCGGCCCGCAACGGCGTCACGTTGTGCCAAGTCGAAGACATCGATCGGCTGCACAAGATTGTGTCCCAATCGATTTGGGATCATCTCAACCACGACTACCTCGCCGAGCTCACCGAATGGAGCGGGCGGTACGCGTCGGTAGCCGGGGTTCCCGCCCACAGTGTGCCGGTGCCGGATCCACGGGCCAAGATTCCCGGACGTTTGTTCGCCGGTCCCGCCTTGGCGATGCCGGCGGGTGCCTCGGCCGCCGACGACAACGCCGTCGTCCTTGCGCTCGGAACCAGGACCGACGACCGGCTCGCGCAGCTACGTGCCGGTGAAGCCACCAGTGTCGTGCTGCTGACCGCGACGTCGATGGGCTTGGCGTGCTGTCCGGTCACCGAACCCCTGGAGGTGGCCGAAACTCGCGCGGCGGTGCACGCGGATATCTTCGGCGGCAGTCATTATCCGCAGATGTTGCTGCGGGTGGGGTGGGCGGCGATCAATGCCGACCCATTGCCGGCCACACCGCGGCGTGACCTCTCCGACTTCGTGGAGTGGGGCGCCGACGCACATCAACGCGCCGACTTTTTCAGGTCGAAGTAG
- a CDS encoding acyl-CoA dehydrogenase family protein → MSAETAETVAEFRSRARAWLAANMPRQGPAEAALLERDAELSWHRARELQKKLYDGGFAGICFPREYGGLGLGYEYKKAFDAEAQGYETPLLLNVPSFAICCATILDMGSEEQKRTHIQAALRGDEVLVQLLSEPSGGSDLAGVITRADRRDGRWIINGAKTWSTWAFAADYGLCLARTDWDAPKHEGLTMFLVPLAHPGITINRIQQINGSIEFCEEFFDDVEVGDDAVVGVPGKGWEVASRQLYHERRSMGDGSEYTSGPGISEAEDVSIDLLALVEKTNQQGSERVREMTGRALVHRYVARQLSEHVFHAVASGALPPTAGSIIRLSMAAVHDVEIDTAIAVTGPSAVVEDDAQLLDIGIRYLGRQIASIGGGTTEMARNVIGERVLNFPREHAADRGVPFNQVRRNRQS, encoded by the coding sequence GTGAGCGCCGAGACCGCTGAAACCGTGGCGGAGTTTCGCAGCCGGGCCCGAGCCTGGTTGGCCGCCAATATGCCGCGGCAGGGTCCCGCCGAAGCCGCGCTTCTCGAGCGCGACGCTGAGCTGTCCTGGCACCGGGCGCGCGAGCTGCAAAAGAAGTTGTACGACGGGGGATTCGCCGGCATCTGTTTCCCGCGGGAGTACGGCGGGCTAGGGCTGGGCTACGAGTACAAGAAAGCGTTCGACGCCGAGGCGCAGGGCTACGAAACGCCGTTGCTTCTCAACGTGCCATCCTTCGCCATCTGCTGCGCGACCATCCTCGACATGGGCAGCGAGGAACAGAAGCGCACCCACATCCAAGCGGCGCTGCGCGGCGATGAAGTTCTGGTACAGCTGCTGTCCGAACCCAGCGGGGGTTCGGACCTCGCGGGCGTCATCACCCGTGCCGACCGCCGTGACGGACGCTGGATCATCAACGGCGCCAAGACATGGAGCACCTGGGCCTTCGCCGCCGACTACGGGCTGTGCCTGGCCCGGACCGATTGGGACGCACCGAAACACGAGGGACTGACGATGTTCCTGGTGCCGCTTGCGCACCCCGGCATCACGATCAACCGCATCCAGCAGATCAACGGCTCCATCGAATTCTGCGAAGAGTTCTTCGACGATGTCGAGGTGGGAGACGACGCCGTCGTCGGAGTACCGGGCAAAGGATGGGAAGTCGCCTCGCGGCAGCTCTATCACGAACGCCGCAGCATGGGTGACGGCTCGGAGTACACCAGCGGCCCGGGAATCTCTGAGGCCGAGGACGTTTCAATCGACTTGCTGGCGCTGGTCGAGAAGACGAACCAGCAGGGCAGCGAACGCGTGCGGGAGATGACCGGGCGCGCCCTGGTGCACCGCTACGTAGCCCGTCAGCTCAGCGAGCACGTCTTCCACGCGGTGGCGAGCGGGGCCCTGCCGCCCACCGCGGGTTCGATCATCCGGCTGTCGATGGCGGCGGTCCACGACGTCGAGATCGATACCGCGATTGCCGTCACCGGTCCATCGGCCGTCGTCGAGGACGATGCGCAACTGCTCGATATCGGCATCCGATACCTGGGCCGACAGATCGCCAGCATCGGCGGCGGTACCACCGAGATGGCGCGCAATGTGATCGGCGAGCGCGTGCTGAACTTTCCTCGCGAGCACGCCGCCGACCGCGGGGTGCCGTTCAACCAAGTGCGGCGAAACAGACAGTCCTGA
- a CDS encoding Acg family FMN-binding oxidoreductase, giving the protein MDVLKGAVTLACRAPSYHNSQPWHWVADRAGLHLFLDPARVVQTDPTERQALISSGAALDHLRVAMRATGWKANICRCPDPDNLEHLASITFTEMTAVTEEQRRRAAAIATRRTDRLAFGPVAGWNDFEAGLRSRIDSTVALVDVIDDADRQELAYATDLTDSLRLYDSPYFETLQRWTAPFEASEGIPYDSLPSAAEADRVDVARSFPVSHHPERRAQTPADLSTILVISSHADSRRDLLGCGETLSTILLEATVAGLATCTLTHLTELATSRHLIAKLTGRPRPEVLVRIGRTPDDEHRPPPTPRRPLADVLTVNL; this is encoded by the coding sequence ATGGACGTGCTCAAAGGCGCGGTGACGCTGGCTTGCCGGGCCCCTTCGTACCACAACAGCCAGCCTTGGCACTGGGTCGCCGATCGCGCGGGATTACATTTGTTCCTAGATCCGGCCCGCGTCGTGCAAACCGACCCAACCGAGCGGCAGGCGCTGATCAGTAGCGGCGCGGCCCTCGACCACCTACGTGTCGCGATGAGAGCTACCGGATGGAAAGCGAATATTTGTCGCTGTCCCGACCCTGACAATCTCGAGCATCTCGCTTCGATCACATTCACGGAGATGACCGCCGTGACCGAGGAACAACGACGTCGCGCCGCCGCCATCGCCACGCGGCGCACCGATCGCCTCGCGTTCGGCCCGGTCGCCGGGTGGAACGACTTCGAAGCCGGGTTGCGAAGCCGTATCGACAGTACGGTTGCTCTGGTCGATGTCATCGACGACGCCGATCGTCAGGAGCTTGCTTATGCAACCGATCTGACGGACTCCTTGCGACTCTACGATTCCCCCTATTTCGAGACATTGCAGCGGTGGACAGCGCCGTTTGAGGCGAGCGAGGGCATTCCTTACGATTCGTTGCCGTCCGCGGCTGAGGCCGACCGTGTGGACGTGGCGCGAAGCTTCCCGGTCAGCCACCATCCTGAACGACGTGCGCAGACGCCTGCCGACCTGTCCACAATCTTGGTGATCTCCTCGCATGCCGACAGTCGGCGCGATTTGCTCGGGTGCGGAGAAACGCTGTCGACAATATTGCTGGAAGCCACCGTTGCCGGACTGGCCACGTGCACCCTGACCCATCTGACCGAGCTCGCAACCAGCCGACACCTCATCGCGAAGCTAACCGGGCGCCCACGGCCCGAGGTGCTGGTCCGGATCGGCCGCACGCCCGATGACGAGCACCGCCCGCCGCCGACCCCACGGCGACCGCTAGCCGATGTGCTGACCGTCAACCTCTAG
- a CDS encoding nuclear transport factor 2 family protein, whose amino-acid sequence MTVSSTRELLTALVAAFGDAERVTELLAPKAQWWITPTVGVLGSPTVGRDAIRAGMRIIFGQLYADVHTTVHHLLCDGDMGAARFTMRATALFAAGQPYENEYSVWVQVQDGLIIRVWEYLDVAHATSQFSS is encoded by the coding sequence ATGACAGTGTCGTCGACACGCGAGTTGCTCACGGCACTCGTGGCCGCGTTCGGTGATGCCGAGCGCGTCACCGAGTTGCTGGCGCCCAAGGCGCAGTGGTGGATCACCCCGACCGTCGGGGTGCTGGGCAGCCCGACCGTGGGGCGCGACGCGATCCGTGCCGGCATGCGAATCATTTTCGGCCAGCTCTACGCCGACGTGCATACGACGGTGCACCACCTGCTCTGTGACGGCGACATGGGTGCCGCGCGCTTCACGATGCGGGCTACCGCGTTGTTTGCCGCCGGCCAACCATACGAGAACGAATACAGCGTGTGGGTTCAGGTGCAGGACGGATTGATCATCCGGGTGTGGGAGTACCTCGACGTTGCCCACGCCACAAGCCAATTCAGCTCCTGA
- a CDS encoding acyl-CoA dehydrogenase family protein, whose amino-acid sequence MAWDFETDPDFAEKLSWMREFIDSEVIPLEPILGEISPEEWQPVKRYLQDKVKAQGLWGLFLDPSLGGAGLGQLKLALMSEIIGRCMVSMELFGVQAPDSGNMELLAHGATEAQKQRWLFPNLNGEISSAFALTEPFLAGADPTVIATTAVLDGEDWIINGHKWFTTNASCADIILVVAETDPAGRPHRHASIFVVPTGTPGCNIVRDIPTMAHPDPEFGRRGNHAEVVFTDCRVPADHLVGPRGGGFVLAQQRLGGGRIHHSMRWLGQAQRALDIMGERAVSRRSHGRLLGEHQMVQDFIALSHTEIQAARLLTFQTAWKMDRFGAGEVRAELGMIKAHVSKVVLAVLDRTIQVCGALGYSGDLPVESWYRMTRFGSIGDGPDELHKSVLARHVLKKYQPVQGWPTDHLPSRRPAAEHKWQSLRQEAGIA is encoded by the coding sequence ATGGCCTGGGATTTCGAGACGGATCCGGATTTCGCCGAAAAGCTGTCGTGGATGCGCGAATTCATCGATTCGGAGGTCATTCCGCTCGAACCCATCCTCGGAGAGATCTCGCCCGAGGAGTGGCAGCCGGTCAAGCGCTACCTGCAGGACAAGGTCAAGGCGCAAGGGTTGTGGGGCTTGTTCCTGGATCCCAGCCTGGGTGGCGCGGGGCTGGGCCAGCTCAAGCTCGCGCTGATGTCGGAGATCATCGGACGGTGCATGGTGTCCATGGAACTCTTCGGGGTCCAGGCGCCGGACAGCGGGAACATGGAGTTGCTGGCACACGGCGCGACCGAAGCGCAAAAGCAGCGCTGGTTGTTTCCCAACCTCAACGGGGAGATATCCAGTGCGTTCGCGCTGACCGAACCATTCCTGGCCGGCGCCGACCCGACCGTCATCGCCACCACCGCCGTGCTCGACGGTGAAGACTGGATCATCAACGGCCACAAGTGGTTTACCACGAATGCGTCCTGCGCCGACATCATCTTGGTGGTAGCCGAGACCGACCCCGCCGGCCGGCCGCACCGGCACGCTTCGATATTTGTCGTACCGACGGGAACGCCGGGGTGCAACATCGTCCGCGACATCCCGACCATGGCCCACCCCGACCCGGAGTTCGGCAGGCGGGGCAATCACGCCGAGGTGGTGTTCACCGACTGCCGGGTGCCGGCGGATCATCTGGTCGGCCCGCGCGGTGGCGGTTTCGTGCTGGCGCAACAGCGTCTCGGCGGCGGACGTATCCATCACTCGATGCGTTGGCTCGGACAGGCGCAGCGCGCCCTGGACATCATGGGTGAGCGCGCGGTCTCGCGCCGTTCGCACGGCCGATTGCTGGGCGAACATCAGATGGTGCAGGACTTTATCGCGCTGTCGCACACCGAGATTCAGGCTGCGCGACTACTGACTTTCCAGACCGCATGGAAGATGGACCGTTTCGGCGCGGGAGAGGTCCGTGCCGAACTGGGAATGATCAAGGCTCACGTATCGAAGGTGGTGCTCGCGGTCCTCGACCGCACCATCCAGGTGTGTGGGGCGTTGGGGTACTCCGGGGACCTGCCGGTCGAATCTTGGTATCGGATGACGCGATTCGGATCGATCGGCGACGGGCCCGACGAACTGCACAAGTCGGTGCTGGCCCGGCACGTGCTCAAGAAGTATCAGCCGGTGCAGGGTTGGCCGACCGATCATCTACCGTCACGGCGGCCGGCAGCCGAACACAAGTGGCAGTCACTACGCCAGGAGGCAGGCATCGCATGA
- a CDS encoding TetR/AcrR family transcriptional regulator — MAKPLIPADDILTHALDLLDSEGIEALSVRRLSAALKISPRTLYQQVGNREALIRALVARHFAQLKLDFKEYDTWESTALHWCQALHDALRAHPFLTELMTIDDRSAVAEYVNALLKATLREGIPRPLATECCRGLAHMTINHSIVDVRALRESKRSEAETAKIEQNFPRLVEWVISGVRAEAGGVGAKANRSR; from the coding sequence ATGGCCAAGCCGCTGATCCCGGCCGACGACATCCTCACGCACGCGCTGGACCTGCTGGATTCCGAAGGCATCGAGGCTCTCAGCGTTCGTCGACTATCGGCCGCATTGAAGATCTCACCGCGGACGCTGTATCAACAGGTCGGCAATCGCGAAGCACTGATCAGGGCGCTGGTCGCCCGTCACTTTGCGCAGCTGAAACTCGACTTCAAGGAGTACGACACCTGGGAATCGACGGCGCTGCACTGGTGTCAGGCGTTGCACGACGCCCTTCGTGCCCATCCGTTTCTGACCGAGCTGATGACCATCGACGACCGCAGCGCAGTCGCCGAGTATGTCAACGCGTTACTCAAAGCCACTCTGCGGGAGGGGATTCCGCGCCCGCTGGCCACCGAATGCTGCCGCGGCCTGGCGCACATGACGATCAACCATTCCATCGTCGACGTGCGCGCGCTGCGTGAGTCGAAACGCTCCGAAGCCGAGACCGCCAAGATCGAGCAGAACTTCCCCCGGCTGGTCGAATGGGTGATCTCGGGGGTGCGGGCGGAGGCGGGCGGCGTCGGCGCCAAGGCGAACCGGTCCCGCTGA
- a CDS encoding TetR/AcrR family transcriptional regulator, with translation MPSELELDADQIVAAAVEIMRESGLDAISMRSVANRLGVTPPPVYSRIGNKDALIDAVAEHMLDDLAPELERDEPWPDYARRWTRQLRARLTDAADCRLFLQAKRPAYLKASRPLLKSMRRDGMSTDMSVRACRLLTWAAVGFVAMDHPPSTNSTRRRGRLAGSDPAGVTREEVDELFATHIDYLIEGIRRDSA, from the coding sequence ATGCCCAGCGAACTGGAGCTCGACGCGGACCAGATCGTTGCTGCCGCTGTGGAAATCATGCGTGAGAGCGGCCTGGACGCGATCAGCATGCGCAGCGTGGCCAACCGCTTGGGTGTCACCCCGCCGCCGGTCTACTCGCGAATCGGCAACAAGGACGCGCTGATCGATGCGGTTGCCGAGCATATGCTCGACGACCTGGCGCCCGAGCTGGAACGCGATGAACCCTGGCCGGACTATGCGCGCCGCTGGACCCGCCAACTCCGCGCACGACTGACCGACGCGGCCGACTGCCGGCTCTTCCTGCAGGCGAAGCGTCCGGCCTATCTGAAGGCATCGCGCCCGCTGCTGAAAAGCATGCGCCGCGACGGCATGTCGACCGATATGTCGGTGCGTGCCTGCCGGCTCTTGACCTGGGCGGCCGTGGGTTTCGTCGCGATGGATCATCCGCCGAGCACGAACTCGACGCGTCGGCGGGGACGGCTTGCCGGCAGCGACCCGGCGGGGGTGACTCGCGAGGAAGTCGACGAGTTGTTCGCCACGCACATCGACTACCTGATCGAAGGTATTCGCCGCGACAGCGCGTAG
- a CDS encoding SDR family NAD(P)-dependent oxidoreductase — MTDPLFDVADRVVLVTGGSRGLGAAMSVGLAERGARVVIASRKIASCQALAATITESGGQAHSLTCHVGDWESLPGVIEAAVSRWGRLDGLVNNAGMSPLAPSLLDTSEVLFDKVIGVNLKGPTRLTALAATAMARTGGGSIINISSLASVKPTPVTTVYAAAKAGLNALTTASAIEYAGAGVRVNGIICGTFDTDAASGFVRNPDLLPELVRRIALGRVGRPDEIVGAVVYLLSAASSYTTGSLMTIDGGVSG; from the coding sequence ATGACCGACCCCCTTTTCGATGTCGCCGACCGGGTCGTCCTCGTCACGGGCGGCAGCCGAGGGCTGGGCGCCGCGATGAGTGTCGGGCTCGCCGAGCGCGGCGCCCGAGTGGTGATCGCCAGCCGAAAGATCGCCTCGTGCCAGGCGCTGGCCGCCACCATCACCGAGTCGGGCGGGCAGGCCCATTCGTTGACATGCCATGTCGGCGATTGGGAATCGTTGCCCGGCGTCATCGAGGCGGCCGTTTCCCGATGGGGCCGCCTGGACGGGTTGGTCAACAATGCCGGGATGAGCCCACTTGCGCCCTCGCTGCTGGATACCTCAGAGGTGTTGTTCGACAAGGTGATCGGGGTCAACCTGAAAGGCCCGACCCGGTTGACGGCGCTGGCCGCCACGGCGATGGCCAGGACCGGCGGTGGGTCGATCATCAACATCAGTTCGCTGGCGTCGGTGAAACCCACCCCGGTCACCACGGTCTACGCGGCGGCCAAGGCCGGCCTCAACGCGCTGACCACCGCCTCGGCCATCGAATACGCCGGCGCCGGCGTGCGGGTCAACGGGATCATCTGCGGCACCTTCGACACCGACGCGGCGTCGGGCTTTGTCCGCAACCCCGACCTGCTGCCGGAGCTGGTGCGCCGCATCGCGCTCGGACGAGTTGGCCGACCCGACGAGATCGTCGGAGCCGTCGTTTATTTGCTCTCCGCCGCGTCGAGCTACACCACCGGATCGCTCATGACGATTGACGGCGGCGTCTCCGGGTGA
- a CDS encoding dsRBD fold-containing protein: MNRNRSQNSQTIAVTITSDESARTSRAVARLQWRGRTLVGFGLSHAEVDNIGEQLAMAQAFSDLGHQLTCISR, translated from the coding sequence ATGAACCGCAACAGATCCCAGAACAGCCAGACGATCGCGGTCACCATCACTTCCGACGAGAGCGCCCGCACGAGTCGCGCGGTGGCCCGCCTGCAATGGCGGGGTCGCACGCTTGTCGGCTTTGGGTTGTCGCATGCTGAGGTCGACAACATTGGCGAGCAACTTGCGATGGCTCAGGCCTTTTCGGACCTGGGTCACCAGTTGACCTGTATCAGTCGGTGA
- a CDS encoding zinc-dependent alcohol dehydrogenase family protein, producing MSIPDRQRAIVMTGPGEPVQTVEMPVERPGPGQVLVKVNASSLNYHDNVNLLGLLPGPWPRVPMTDGAGEVVAIGTGVGELRPGDRVMGAFHPGWHDGPPTPEAKHEVPGDNCDGWLQQYRVAEVAGLVRTPAHLSDVEAATIPCAGVTAWSALVEANIGEGDVVVTQGTGGVSLFAVQLARERGATVILTSSSDDKLKVGSDLGATHLVNYRTNPDWETEVKRLTGGRGARLVVDLGGPATLAQSLRSAAVGGTIAVIGVLSGFDMASIAVAEVMLNNLRVIGITVGSVRAHREMCEVVSKAGIKPHISHVFDWEQLDEALRVMRANEHIGKIALTIP from the coding sequence ATGAGCATTCCGGATCGGCAGCGGGCCATCGTCATGACCGGGCCGGGCGAACCCGTGCAGACCGTCGAAATGCCGGTGGAGCGGCCCGGACCCGGACAGGTGCTGGTCAAGGTCAACGCCTCGAGCCTCAACTACCACGACAACGTCAATCTGCTGGGCCTGCTACCCGGGCCCTGGCCGCGCGTGCCGATGACCGACGGCGCCGGGGAAGTGGTGGCCATCGGGACGGGAGTCGGCGAGTTGCGGCCAGGTGATCGCGTGATGGGAGCGTTTCACCCGGGCTGGCACGACGGGCCGCCCACCCCGGAAGCCAAGCACGAGGTGCCCGGCGACAACTGCGACGGGTGGCTGCAGCAATACCGCGTCGCCGAGGTCGCGGGCCTGGTTCGCACCCCGGCGCACCTCAGCGACGTCGAAGCGGCGACGATTCCCTGCGCGGGTGTGACGGCGTGGAGTGCGTTGGTGGAAGCCAACATCGGCGAAGGCGACGTCGTGGTGACCCAGGGCACCGGCGGGGTGTCGCTGTTCGCCGTCCAGCTCGCCCGGGAGCGGGGCGCCACCGTGATCCTGACGTCGTCGTCCGACGACAAACTCAAGGTCGGATCGGATTTGGGGGCAACGCATCTCGTCAACTACCGGACCAACCCGGACTGGGAGACGGAGGTGAAGCGACTGACCGGAGGTCGCGGCGCCCGGCTCGTCGTCGATCTCGGTGGACCCGCGACGCTGGCGCAGTCGTTGCGCTCGGCAGCCGTCGGCGGCACGATCGCGGTGATCGGTGTGCTCAGCGGATTCGACATGGCATCCATCGCGGTCGCCGAGGTGATGCTGAACAACCTGCGCGTCATCGGGATCACGGTCGGCAGCGTGCGCGCTCACCGGGAGATGTGCGAGGTGGTGTCCAAGGCCGGCATCAAACCGCACATCAGCCACGTCTTCGACTGGGAGCAGCTGGACGAGGCGCTGCGGGTGATGCGGGCCAACGAACATATCGGCAAAATCGCCCTGACCATCCCTTAG
- a CDS encoding phosphotransferase family protein — MGAAATGFDVARFRDWLAEATGEDADVSVAPIRGGGSCEMFRVDRLGQAWVVRRAPLATVSDTAHQVIREARIMETLGAAGIPVPTVLARSDDPAILGAPFFVMSYVDGGVIRRDGLPEALHRDPSSHGLIGEQLIDTLVALHAVEWTGTTLAELSHPQGFLPRQVDRWLAQLAGYRARDLDGVDELAGWLRDNLPAGGDLTVMHGDYKLDNVIWAPAPPPRIACVVDFEMTTVGDPLIDLAWAMIFWPEAGNPIALGSPDAPHGMDRDHCQAPDQLITRYAEATGRDLSQFDWYQVFSAWKLAIVLEASYAKFLRGESRNPIHEFFGPVIDELLSRARRFAQ; from the coding sequence ATGGGTGCTGCCGCAACGGGTTTCGACGTCGCGCGGTTTCGTGATTGGCTGGCCGAGGCGACGGGTGAGGACGCCGATGTGTCGGTGGCCCCTATTCGCGGTGGTGGCAGTTGCGAGATGTTCCGCGTCGACCGGCTCGGGCAGGCCTGGGTGGTGCGCCGGGCGCCACTGGCCACGGTTTCCGACACCGCTCATCAGGTGATCCGCGAGGCGCGGATCATGGAGACGCTGGGCGCGGCCGGGATCCCGGTGCCCACGGTGCTGGCGCGCAGCGACGACCCCGCCATCCTGGGCGCCCCGTTTTTCGTGATGTCCTACGTCGACGGCGGGGTGATCCGCCGCGACGGCCTTCCCGAAGCGCTGCATCGGGATCCGTCGTCACACGGGCTGATCGGCGAACAGCTGATCGACACCCTGGTTGCGCTGCATGCGGTCGAATGGACGGGCACCACCCTGGCCGAACTGTCGCACCCTCAGGGGTTTCTGCCGCGCCAGGTCGATCGATGGCTAGCGCAACTGGCGGGGTACCGGGCCCGCGATTTGGACGGCGTGGACGAGCTCGCCGGCTGGCTGCGCGATAACCTGCCCGCCGGCGGCGACCTCACCGTGATGCACGGGGACTACAAGCTGGACAACGTCATCTGGGCGCCGGCACCGCCACCCCGGATCGCCTGCGTCGTCGACTTCGAGATGACCACGGTGGGTGATCCCCTCATCGACCTGGCCTGGGCGATGATCTTCTGGCCCGAGGCAGGAAACCCCATCGCGCTGGGATCGCCGGACGCGCCGCACGGCATGGACCGCGATCACTGCCAGGCACCGGATCAACTGATCACGCGGTACGCCGAGGCCACCGGGCGCGATCTGTCGCAATTCGACTGGTATCAGGTGTTCAGTGCGTGGAAGCTGGCGATCGTCCTGGAGGCGTCCTACGCCAAATTCTTGCGCGGTGAGTCCCGCAACCCGATCCATGAGTTCTTCGGGCCGGTTATCGATGAACTACTCAGCCGCGCAAGGAGATTCGCGCAATGA
- a CDS encoding cation:proton antiporter has translation MSGFGFDTLALLTAVAFVGPLVASLPHLRIPLIIGELVAGLVLGKTGFGMLDESNPTFQLFADIGFALVMFVAGTHVPIRSREVRAAVPRALARVALCGVLAVALAIGLAWQFGTGHAALYAVLMTSSSAALALPVMGSLGLKGPAVLSVTAQIAIADTACIVLLPLVIDLRRAPTAALGALAIAACAALFFVVLFVADRRGWRQRLHDYSHKNKFALELRTNLLVLFALAAVALRTHVSIMLAGFALGLVIAAVGEPRRLARQLFGITEGFFGPLFFIWLGASLHVRELGAHPKLILLGVALGLGAVLAHCVGRLLGQPITLAVLSAAQLGVPVAAATIGNEENLLAPGEGSALMLGALLTIAATSIAGALAARVQPKSTQPE, from the coding sequence ATGTCGGGGTTCGGCTTCGACACGCTGGCGCTGCTGACGGCGGTGGCCTTCGTCGGCCCCTTGGTGGCGTCACTGCCGCACCTGCGGATTCCGCTGATCATCGGCGAGCTGGTCGCGGGACTCGTACTCGGCAAGACCGGGTTCGGCATGCTCGACGAGTCCAACCCGACCTTTCAGTTGTTCGCGGACATCGGCTTCGCGCTGGTGATGTTCGTCGCGGGCACACATGTGCCGATCCGCAGCCGCGAGGTGCGCGCCGCGGTGCCCCGGGCGCTGGCGCGAGTGGCACTGTGTGGCGTTCTCGCGGTCGCCCTCGCCATCGGGCTGGCCTGGCAGTTCGGCACCGGCCACGCGGCGCTGTACGCGGTGTTGATGACCTCGTCGTCGGCGGCGCTGGCGCTACCGGTGATGGGTTCGCTGGGATTGAAGGGGCCCGCGGTGCTCTCGGTGACCGCGCAGATCGCCATCGCCGATACCGCCTGTATCGTGTTGCTGCCCTTGGTGATTGACCTGCGCAGAGCGCCGACGGCGGCGCTGGGTGCGCTGGCGATCGCGGCGTGCGCGGCGCTGTTCTTTGTGGTTCTGTTCGTGGCCGATCGCCGGGGCTGGCGCCAGCGTCTGCACGATTACAGCCATAAGAATAAATTCGCGCTGGAACTGCGGACGAATCTGCTGGTGTTGTTCGCACTCGCGGCAGTGGCGCTGCGCACGCACGTGTCGATCATGTTGGCCGGCTTCGCGTTGGGGTTGGTGATCGCGGCGGTCGGGGAACCGCGACGGCTGGCGCGCCAGCTGTTCGGGATCACCGAGGGATTCTTCGGGCCCTTGTTCTTCATCTGGCTCGGCGCATCGCTGCACGTGCGAGAACTGGGTGCGCACCCGAAATTGATCCTGCTGGGCGTGGCGCTGGGGCTGGGCGCCGTGCTGGCGCACTGCGTGGGCCGGCTGCTCGGCCAGCCGATAACCCTTGCCGTGCTCTCGGCCGCCCAGCTCGGTGTGCCGGTGGCCGCGGCCACGATCGGGAACGAGGAAAACCTGCTGGCCCCGGGCGAGGGTTCGGCACTGATGCTCGGCGCCTTGCTGACGATTGCGGCCACCTCGATCGCCGGCGCATTGGCGGCGCGCGTCCAGCCCAAGTCCACCCAACCCGAGTAG